The DNA window aaatcttaAATTGTTTCCCTTAGTGACcacatctttcttttttctttattttagtgATTACGGGTAAGGTTACGTTTATAGATCCTGGTCCAAGGGGCTCAGCAACCATCGAGGTGTCACTGATCAAGGCGTATAAGACAGGAAGCCTCACCGTCACCAAATCAGGACCCGCCAAAACAGTCACACTGACTTCTACCTGCAAGAAATGCCCAGGACTAATCAAAGGTAAAAAATGAGACAGTTTTCTTGCTCTCCATCTTACAGAAATATTGCCACATAATACAGTTAGAGCAGGTTTTCAAACGTCTGTAAATACTGTGTACAAACTGGAATTTCTTAATGATGGCTTTCTATGTTTCGGGTACTACCAGTGCTAAAATCCAGTTCAATGTCAAACTGTATGCAGATGATATGATTTTGTATTTAACCAATAAAAGTCAGCGATTAAAGGCAATAATGTAGATAATAAAACCATATAGAGGTGTCATATTGCAGCATATATCATTGGTGCCTCTGGgattattgtaaataaataaccACTACATAAAGAATAGGAGTAAAACAGAGTTCTGGATTGGTATGTTATTTAACAGGAATTGTTCATTTTCAGTGTTGTTCCTTTCAATGTTTCCCTTTAAAAATCACAAGCTGCTCTGATGTAAATGATAACAACTTGCTCTGTATTTCTTCATTGTCTCTTGTCCAGGCCGTAACTACGTGTTGATGGGAAAAGTGGACACAGAGGGCAATGGCCATTTGAGCCCCTCCAGCTTCACCCTCCTCTTTAAGCCCGTTCATTCAAAAGCACTGGATGTCCTTTCTCGCAAATCATGCTGACATCGTGGCCTAAACCACCAATCAAACTGACAGCCTTGACTCTTTAGAAAATGTAACATTGCATAAAGAGTGAAAATATTATAAACAATATCCTGCagaatttttttcatattacaaTATGGTTGTGAGAAGgagttacattttaaacatacgATATTAACATattacttttgtattttctatgTAAATTATAAAGTTTCTGTGTTAAAAGATACATAATAAACACAGTTTGGGGGTAATTTTAGTCTCGACTATCCATTACTTTCCCTGGTACACTGAAGTGCTATACAACATAAAGATCTTAGAGACCATAAAACAAATATGACATTTATCACCAGCAGCAACATGACACATGATTGTGAGGGACTGTTGTCCTACATGATGACCTCCTGAAAAGCTTGCAATGGCCTTCATATATCAACCACGCTGTCACAGATGCCACTTTAGTGCGAAGGCAGCAAATCGAACAAAGTGCTGGTCTTCAgtgattttggtccatattaacatcacacagttgctgcagctttttcagTTGCTCATTCATGATGAAATATTTTGTTCTATCACATCCTGAAGCTGTTTTATAGTAATGAGATCTGGTgattgtggaggccatttgaatacaacaaactcattgtcatgttcaagaaaccggTTTGAGATGATCCCATGAACTTTGCAAAACATGGTTTGTCATCCTGCTGAAAACAGTCATCAGAAGATGGGACCACTGTGACCATAAAGGGACATGAtcagcaacaacactcaggtaggctgtggcttttaaatgatgctcattaGTACTAAGTGACCCAAATTGTGCCAATATCCCCCACATCATTAAACCACAACCACTAACATTAACTGTTAATATAAGGCAGGGTGTATCAGTGCTTTCATCTTGTTTATGTCAAATTTTGAACATATCttccaaatgttgcagcagaaatcgcGACACATTAGACCATTTGACAATTCAATTTTGTAGCCTCAATTTTTGCTTCcactgcttcaaggtttgacatgtcgtgtgttcagagatgctcttctacaTAGCGTGGTTGTTAACAAGCGGTTGTTTGAATTACTtctgccttcctatcagctcaaaggaAGGCATTCTCCTGGCATAAACGAGTCATTTTCACCTAGAAAACTGCTGCTCACAGGATATTTTCTGTCCATCTGACCATAGAGATGTGTGAAAATCTCAGTAGatgagcatttaaaaaaaaaagaaaaaaaaaagactcagaCCAGTTGTCACGTTAATGGGtctgttgacccagcgttttaagttttagtttatttatgttgatgtttatgtttaagtttttTAGGTTAGctaagttcatttgtttatCAGATTCCCTTTGTGTTTTTCTACCCCTAAATTTAAGTTTCCCTCACCctttatgtgtttcatgtcttatGTTGTCAAGTTCGTATTGCcatgtctgcgtctcatgtttcctgttttattttgaaggtctgtgtcctgTGTCAGTGTAGTCGGCTTTGCTTCCTTCATCTCGTAATGTCAGCTTAGTGTTAGcagtttccccatgtgtttccacttcccctaatcacccttgtgtgtatttagtctgtgtgtttctttttgctcattgtcaggtcgtctgttgtccTTTCTGCTATGTTTCCAGGGTCCAGGTACCTTTGTGTCCATGTCGGgtttcatgttttgattttttttaagtttatctTTAGTTTCCACAGTTTAGATTATCGTTTAGCTTCATAttcatcagttttgttttgtaatattttaCCTGCCTTAATAAACGGCTCGCTTTATGTTAACATTCAAGTTTTATTCCACGTCCATttgtgtctgcattttgggtcctcttcGTCACTCTATACACTCTGCCTGTGCCAGACTGTGACACCAGCCCATTTAGCAGTAAAAAGCATTCAAAGTCCCTTAAATTACTtttcttctccattctgatGCCAGATTTGAAATTCTGTAGATCAGCTTGACCACGACAACATGCTGAAATGCACAGAGTGGCTGAAGTGATCGAACGATTGCATATTTGTATTAATGAAAAGTTGAACATGTCTACCTAATAAACTGGTGATCAAAGTAGGAAAACCTGAGATACAGTGCCATCCATAATGTTTAGGACaccatttttgtagttttgcctctgtacaccatcAAACAATCAATATTTGACTGAAGTACAGATTTTTAGCTTTAAGGGGTTTCACAAAAACTTTGTAGGATTTAGTTAAGAATTACAACCATTTCACATCCCCCATCTTCAGAGATTGTCAcagtgggtttttttaaattgggcTTCCACACTAGCTGTCTTACTGTGTAATATATTTTGTTATTAAGATTGGATTATGAGGTATTTCAGGGTATATTTTCTGTCAACATCTTTGAAAAACAATTTCACAACtcatttttgtactttttgcttctttattcTCATATTTGCAAAAAGAGGATGAAGTGCTGGGATTTTCTGAGATAAAGTACGCAGGTCTAAAAAACTGAAAGCATTTTAGGTGATTCAGGAGTGGAAGTGAAAAAGCTACAGTTATGATGGACAGCCTCCTTAAGCTTCCCGTCATGATATATacagaaaacatttacattaaACAAGTTTATTCAGCTTCTGCACCTTCTCTGGTAACTTTCCCTGGGCACATGTGAAACAGCCTGAACTTTATAAAACGAaaagcctgtttttgttttcctctcatTTTTAATGACTCTTCTCtgaggtgtttttgtgtttgttttagccGCATGAGATTTGAGTTTCTTCAAAATGCATAATTCCTGTTTTCAGTTCTCAGTCTGACGTGGTTGTGCTGATCCATGTTTCAGTGTAAAAATGTActggacaaaaaataaaaaatacagtagGCTTTTTTCCACAATATTATTTTCTCATTATGAAACAGAACAAACCCACCATGGATTGGAAACTTCTAAATGAACACTGTTTCAGAGGGATTTCTTTAGAatacaatactgtgcaaaaacTTAGAGCAACCcctgatttctttatattttggaaATAGGTGGAGTGATTTTTAACTGTACAATCATATGATGGAAATGGTCAAAGgggcttgcaaagaaaagcgtctggacttctttaagttgcttgaagacgtttcacctctcatccgagaagcttcttcagttctaaggtcaaatggtggagagtcccagatataaacctagtgggagtttccccccacagagggacaaaaggaccccctgatgatcctctaatcgcctgagccaaggtgtgaaactgggtgtgggtcccaatcagccagagtttcgggtgagttcattgtgaaacctggccccaccttatcatgcgaatttctgaggtcagatggcccaggacgtgagtgggcgttaaggcgtctgggaagggatctcaaaactggattatagatggcagagagttggtgtcgtaaacccccgcctctgttcaaagatggtcactcacagtggacatagatggcttctttcactcctctttcaaaccatccagaggagtgaaagaagccatctatgtccactgtgagcgaccatctttgaacagaggcgggggtttacgacaccaactctggTGTCGTAAACTAATTGGGAccctgattgggacccacacccagtttcacaccttggctcaggcgattagaggatcatcaggggggtccttttgtccctttgtggggggttactcccactaggtttatatctgggactctccaccatttgaccttagaactgaagaagcttctcggatgagaggtgaaacatcttcaagtaacttacacaagtccagacgcttttctttgcaaactcctttgactacgatgacctggatgactgagaaccttcacagacatatgatggaaatgcagtatataaagaaaaaagtgtttctACAGTTACTAACAAGCTTGGAAGTCCATATTTGCTGTGACTGCGTTTAATCCTTAATCACAAATATGACaaactttcttgtcatttctgtaAGAAATCTTCAGGAATAGATCTCCAGAcatcttgaaggacattcaaagctcttctttggatgtttctgccttctgttctgttctctgtcaaactgatctcacactgcttcaataatgttgagatGTGTGCAGATGCACTCTCACCTGCCTGCTGCCACTCCTGAGCCGCCGCTGCACTGGTGGCACTGATCCCATAGCTGACGATCCTGGTGCTTGCTGGACTTTCTTGGGTGACCTGAAGCCTTTTTCACAACAATTAAACCTGTTTCCTAAAAGTTCTTGATGATCCGACAAAAGGTTAATTTAGGTGAAATCTCAGTTGCAACAACCTCCTTGCCTGTCAAACCCTTTTTATGCAACGCAATGATGAATAAGAAGAATGATTTCAAGAATCCCCTTTTAACACATCCAGTGTGCTATTCCAACTCAATCAGCATGACATGATCTCTAGCCTTGTGCTCATCAACCTTCTTTCCTGTGCTACCGAGAAGATTATTGAAGCGGTCTACTTTTATGCCAGCGATGAAATGCAGTGGAAGTGGGTTTTTTGGGATTAAGTTCATTTTCATGACAGAGATGAATTTTGCAATTCATCTAATCACTCTTCAACATTCGAGAGTAAAATGCAAATTGCCATCATAAAAACTGAAGCAGCATTTGGCCACGACTCCactgctcaagaccactttaaaaaaaaaaaaaaaaaaaaactctggtTGCTTGGAAGCCAAATATGAAGAAACGATGGGTGGctaaagacttttgcacatgAACATTCAGAAAGTAAACAAGCATTTTGATACACAACCAATTTACCCTCTGACTAAACAGCTCTATCCAATAAATATTCTGTTTTGAGCTATTTTAAATATTCTTGTTCATTATTTTGCCtaacattatatatattattaaaaacatCCAGTCAAATGTTTAGATAACAGAAATCTGccgtgaaaataataataataaaaaaaagattaaacatTTTCCACTAAACTTTGTATTTTACCTGTAAATTGTGACATttctctgaaaagaaaaaagtgtgttGTGTTATTAAAAGCTCTAAACATATATAAGACACATATCAAAGCCAAATTCCAACATGTTCAAagcttcattttttatttattagttttcttTTCATCCACGCAGCAGACTCCGAGTGTTATCATCATCAGCCTCTCGTTGCTTACGACAGCAATAGGACAAGAGGAGCACACCTAACAGGATGTAGGTCAGGTTGGTGCTCCAAAATGCAAACAGGTAGAGCGTCTTGTTGCAGTATGGATCggcttttgttgtgtttttattgtagttCGGTTCGTAAATGGAGTAGATCATCACATTACCTggagaaatattaaacaaaagaGACTCAAAGGTGCTTGCTCACTAAGAAAATAGTGCTGTAATGCATTAATTCTCATGCCACGAAAAAAATCAATTTGCTCCACAACATTAACAGCTTCTCAAATGTGCTAACtcattattttttgctttggtgTTTAAAGCTGCACAAATCCATTTCTGGCCCCATGAGAGGGGCTGAAAACCCCTCTTTATTTCTCTGTTGTGAATGATCTATTTTAACTTTTAAATCAGTGAACCAGTTATTAAATGTCAGTCAACGGATCTGTGCAGAGCTGAAGTTTTCACGTACTTGAAATAAAATAAGGAAATAGCTCCTCTTTAAATTTCTTTTGAATAAGCATGTCTTACACTTCCAGTAAACAAAGGGAAACGATAATATAAGACTCAACAAttaatttttattctttgtCAGAGACACGAGTCTGAAACCTCTATGTCACGTATCCATTCATGCAATCAATATGAGTACTACTGTACTATCATGGGGACATTCAGGACTTTCTGTTGATACCACATTTGTGCGGGTTGTGCTAACAGAGCACATGGACTTTGCAGCTTCCACATTTCATGGCCACAGCTGTCATGATTCTATTGCAGAAACTGTCTTTATCAGTTCAGTTTCAACTGTACTGAAATTaccttcaatttttttttttttttttaatttacataacacgaaacatgaaaacaacacAGCCGCCACAAACATATGGTCCTCTGATTACATCTCACAGAAAACAGACAACCAGGTTTTAGGAAATAAAAATTCAGAGCACACAAACCAGAGGGAGGCGCTCATTTCTGAAGGTATCATTAAAACTGAAACCATTCTTCAGCATATATGTGGTCACAGCATTGCTACCTCAGGCTACCTAAGATATGAATTTACTGGTTTAAGCAGATTCTTGAAGATTAGGCTCTCTAGAAAGCCTAAACTCTTTTAAACAGAATGCAACAAGGCTGCCTCGGTCTGTAAGACCACGGAAAGATCATTGATTTAACAGGCTGGTGTGCTGCAATATATCGTTACGTTACACCCTTCTGTGATCAAACAAGACCTGATGCATCACACGTCTAAAGATGATaaggaacaaataaataataataaattaaaaaaaaatgatggaaCATGTTTCTTTCAAACACAATACTTACATTACCTTCAAAAATCTAAATctcaaaatatgtttttctggCTCTCAGGAGGTTAATCTTATTTTCCCCCACATGCACTGATAGATGGTTCCTTAACAATCGTATTATTAgctctagtttttattttagatttgcaACATCAGCTACTCTTTTGCTCTTTTGTTTTGCTACTCATCTAACTTGGTtgggaaataaacaaaaaaaaacaaaataaaatctgcTTTGCTTGTGCAGGCTGTCTGTAATATTTCTAAAATCagctgacttttgctgttaagAAACTGGATTCAGCTCTCAAAGCTCACCTGTGATGAACCAGCAAACATAGAAGAAGATGGCCACAGAGCACAGAATGATGTTGCAACAGTTGTAGCACCAGCTCAGTGCCAACAAGATGGGTACGAGTATGAAAAAACACATATAGACGGGGATGAAGGGCTGCCTCGGACAGTCGGTGCTGTACACCAATCCTACAGGGCACAAGAATAAAGATGAGTGTCTTTATTAAACACCTTTGATTATTTGATTTTTCAAACTTTGTTTCCAGCATATAAATTAAATTCAAACATCAGTAGATTCATCTCTCACTTACCAACTACCCCTTGAGCAATGAATATGATGTCGAAAATCACCAAGGTACAATCTGAAGGAAGGCAGTGATACTTTTAGTCATAAATGACACCATGCAGCAGCTGCAGATGtgcaaaaatgtttcaaattaCTCTCTTACTTAATATTACTGCCCAAGGCCGGCAGATGTGTTGTGACCTGTTGCTGTCTGGCATTATGCCTGGAAAGAAATCAAACATACGAAGACACAAAGAGAGCCACATGATATTCCTCCGCCAGTCGTCTCCATTTCTCAGTTACGTAGCAAAAGAAAAGATTTGTTGAAGGACCAGCTCACCAAAGAAAAGTTTCATTTAAAACTTATTTATCACTGCAAGATCTAAAGGCGTGTCAGTATAGTCAGGGAATGAAACTTAAATTATGTGAaagaattaaagtgagatttTTTTGCAGGCCtacctgtttgtgtgtcactgGACTCCTTTGGAAACATGACAAGGACTGTTGTTAAAACTTGGTGACATTTAATGTGGCTATGTGGGCAAGAGCGTATTGTCAAACTTCCTTTTACAGCGTTTTCACGTTAGTGTATGCCTCTTTGTGTTCCCTTTCCATTATTGTTATATAAATTTCACAGATTTTAGAGTTATTGGGTTTTTTGGTGTATGGGTTTCCATAAGCTTCACGTTGGATAGAAGAGCTCACAGAAACATTTGCTTACATTATCACAAAGCTTCTGATAATTATTCCTTATTTATAGTTTtccttttgctgtgtgtttctcAGCAGAAATGAAATCGTTTGCTTTCCCAAATCGCACTTTCTGTTTTCAGTTCCCAGGCCgatgttctgtgtttttttttttaaatattggtttagtatgtgaaataaaaatatttttccccGATGCAACAAttaacaggaagtgaaaaagaTGCAGTAAGCTATTAAACTGGACGTCTTTTTAAATCATctattttgaaatgtaaaaaacaaacaaagccaaaacgCCACAGATATTGAAAAATTAACACACTAGAACAGGGGTGAACAACtccagtgtccctgcaggttttagatgtgtctttgaaccaacacagctgatttaaatggctaaattagctcctgcagttctccagaggcctggtaacgaactaatcatgtgattccgGTGtattgacccaaggtgagatctaaaacctgcaggacaccggccctcaggGCCTGGAAATGCCCACCCCTGCACTAGAACATGGAGTG is part of the Maylandia zebra isolate NMK-2024a linkage group LG3, Mzebra_GT3a, whole genome shotgun sequence genome and encodes:
- the LOC143416516 gene encoding transmembrane protein 272-like, with protein sequence MPDSNRSQHICRPWAVILNCTLVIFDIIFIAQGVVGLVYSTDCPRQPFIPVYMCFFILVPILLALSWCYNCCNIILCSVAIFFYVCWFITGNVMIYSIYEPNYNKNTTKADPYCNKTLYLFAFWSTNLTYILLGVLLLSYCCRKQREADDDNTRSLLRG